Below is a window of Malus domestica chromosome 13, GDT2T_hap1 DNA.
acatatattgatTTAAAAGCAACATATTGAAAGGGTGTGAGTTCGAAGGTTCTTCCGGTGTGCAAGGAAGAATCTTATCATAAGAAGGTTCTGGGCTGTTTTATCCTGAGGACGACGTGGTGTTTGTGAATTGCTTGCACACTTTGGGCAAAGCCGCGAAACGTCTTAAAGAGAGCGACTAATTAGTCCGCGACTCATCCCAAGAATCATTCACCACTCAAGGCTTCTACATTTTTCGGGGAACTTCGTTCAATTTCTATTTCAGTTTACAACAATTTTAAGACGTATTCAATTTGCCATTCattaggaagaaaagaaaatcatattTTCTTCATTGTTTGTTTAAGAGTGTTGCTGCATGCGTTAGGTTTTTTACAAGTCATTATCGTATCATAATCTATGTTTCTCTCATGCGTTGCATGCATTAGAATAGGCTTTGGTTTTGGCTGCTGCTGCATGTATTCAAATTAACAtgcttttgggtttttggtttttgctgCCGTATGCATTGATATTTGTATTATACTTTCCATCGCTGCATGAAATATCATTGGAGCTAgagatgggcaatggttatgcgggTGGGTAATCGCGGTTAATTTATCTATAActgtttatgctcatacccgcataactgtttacccgttgggtaattgcctaaacggttatacctatacccataaccgtttataaacggttaaccatatccataaccgcataccaatttaaccgtaaccatttaatacccgtttacccatttatcctttttaacccgtttatctatttttttttaccattacatTTTTTTCatccgtctacatgttttttaacaacttgaaaattaaaaaaaaattgtcataattttttttaacaattaaacaccgttataggtacattcatcatacatttccatattttaattttttaagtccttatacaattccaataattgaaataatagtttacggacgatatttttaactgttaccaatgaaggtaaatataatatttgctaagtattattgggttacaaaaattgtttagaagacatttctgtcaaagcatttctatcaatttcacggttacctgcaaggaatttaaattaatttggccaattccttgatgatgagaatcatcattcctgtattagtgttattgagagaatgaccgatgaattccttgctaatttattgggtgctaagtattattggatccagaacatggtttgtgttagttttacatatataaaataaatgggtaaacggttacccgtttataaccgtggttaatacccataaccgtccatttaaatttcgcgggtaaacggttatacccataaccgtttatttatctaaacggttacccataaccgtaaccgtttaatttaaatgagcggataaccgcggttacccataaccaatgggtatttgcccatctcTACATGGTAGTCAGGCTGCACATTCAGCTCATGAAGGGTTACCATGTCTCTACGGTTGAAGTGACCGAATAAAGTAGGATGGTACAGTCGAAGATAAGCGGCGAGAGGGATGAATTATCTATCAAACACGAAGGAATGGGCGGTTTTCAGGTGTAACCAGGAAAGGATATGGGTGGTGGGTGGCCTCCCCATGTGCTTTCGTAATTTCGATAGCAGGGTCGAGTAATGAGCCTTGGAAAATCCGAGTGAGAATTGACAAAAGTGCAGTTGCAGAATTCATTCTGTAGGCCTTTACTTCTTTGCTTGGAAAGAGAGAGAGCCACAAGTAGCATATGCAAATGAATTGGTTCTTCTTTGTTTAGAATATTTTGGTTTGTGGTGGTAAAGAAATTTAGTCAAGAAAGTAAATCTGTCATTTTttaccaaggttctaaaagacgttcGGTGTTAGTTAGGCGACAAGCTGGGGCCTAACGCCTAGGGAGGGGCTTAGgagaatttaattaaatttattatataacatataaataagtgCTTACTTAcactctaaaaaaaaattatacttgtattgagaatttgagaaagttaaaacttaaaacttaaGTCATCATGGCAGTGCTATCATCGTAGGCTAAtgcaataaaaataagaaaaaccaaaaaccacatTTAAAAATTCACTAATTCATAATCTAGGTTCTTTTCTATTAGGTTACCCAAAAAACCCTTAAGTtagttaaaaataataataaaaacaatagaACAGCCTAGACACCCCCCAGCCCCTACCCGATTTTTCTGCATGTTTTGGCCTAAATCGTATCGGCCCTCCACCACCTAGCCTAAGCCGTTTTTTagaacagttttttttttggacaaacgaAATTATTGACACCAAGGGGGAAGGGGTGAACTTAGCCTCAAAATGGGTTaacaataatgtagtttaaTTTCGCCTTCagcgaaaatcgaacctaagatctccaatttacaagtgaaaaggaataccactagacggTGGTACTAAGTGGTTAGAACAATGATTTTTACCTTCCCTTTTGCCTTCCTAGGGAACTAAAAGAAGCATATCATGCTAATCGGAGACTCAGAAGAGAAAGGAAATGAGATTAGGAGAAGGGTGGAAGATTGTTGGTTGCTGTATTAGTTAAATCTGTGTGTTTAGGTGTTGATTTGAAGCATTTTTTATGATTATAAAAAGTTGCCCATATATAATGACCAAGATCTAACAATCAAGAACCCCGAAGTACCATATGttgaattatcagagagacgagTCAAGGGTCTACTTTCAACAACACTGATAATATCtctaacttggtaattaccacctgcatAATCTGTCAAGTGTGGGGTCTTTTCGGCCCAATCACATGTCCACGGGCTCTTTTCGGCCCAATCACATATCCATGGGCCCAATCACATATCCACGGGCTTTTTTCGCCCCAATCACATGTCCACGGGCTCTTTTCTTCCACTAGCATAGGTATAATGCAATTGTTCCATCTACTTGTCACCATTCCACCATCATTTTAGCATTTCACATTTTCATAATGCATAACATAAAATCAATTCAATTCTAGGTTAAACCAAAACCTTAATCAAATGCTCATCTTCAAAGCTATAACATAAATACGATATTTTAAAATTCTCCTACTCCCATTCAATTCAAGTCAAAGCATCATAATTCATAACATATACATTCCACAAAAGTTCCTCATTGTTCAAAGAACTTAGAGACTAATGCAATATCAATGCAAATAATAATTTctactatcactatttcataTTCATCGTGGAATTGGCATCACAAGCACAATGCAATCATATATGTATTTCCTATACGTTTTCCATAATACATAATATAAATTCAACCCTAAATGAAGGTTAACCCAAAACCTTGATCAAATATCCAACGTAGATTCCTCATGTTTCATAGAACTTATGGTATAATGCAATATCAATGAGATCCATAATTCACATCCACAACTCAATAATATCTCGTAATGTATAGTAGGATcatttgctctgataccatttgtaacACCCCGCCCCCGAAATTATTTATTTGCGGCAATAATTATCGGTGATAggcccaaaatttaaactctcGTTTATTTAGCTGCCAATATTCACGACTCtttaattaagttccttaattcCACACGTTCTATAACCTTAATTCTCTTACCAAAGCATAACAATGATATTTATCAATTTACTACCTTCACTGCACTTAAATAAATTTACGATCTAAGAATAATTctcaactaaaataaaattctcgattatttaaggctgcatctaacactgttagataacaaaaacatatatttttataactGAATCTGTGTGCGTGTGCGTGTTCCACGAGCGTTTATATCATCAAATAAAATCAGTCTCCAAATTTATTCACCTAAAAATGTAGCAGATTACTTGTCGATTGTCACATTGCCGACTCTAAACTAAATCATATCTGCAAGTCATGGATAGTTCAAGGAACACAGCCTATATTGAATGGGGGAAAAGTCACTACTCAATTAACCAATAATCCCAGGCACAATGATAATAAGAAAAACTATCTTACGTTGCATTGTCTGCAACTGATGCCTAAACAGAACTTGGGATGGAATATTGAAGGACCGAAGAATTGGTCGAGTTAAACAAAAATACTATTGCTATGCAATCGTTCATATGTACTTACAGAACAGATTAAGGACAAAATTCCATAGACATTGAAGTTCCCACTTCATTTACATTTTCACCAGCTAATGCGATCACTTGGGCTTGGTGGAAAGAATCCGATCGATTTCACCATTCTTGTTGTAGGAATCGACAATCTTCTTTGCATATGAAGGCATATGCTGATCAGCTCTGCATGTTTTCATATTCTCTTTGGGTAAATTGCATGTTTTCATGGTTATAAATATAAGAAACCATCATCATAGTTGCTACTATAAGATAACTAATATTGAAAGTTGCACCTTTGTTTTCCCCATGTTCGGTTTACATATAGGTAGTTCCGGATGGTATGGTAATCGAGCGAATAACGAGCAAATTCCAAACCTTTTGGGCCAATCTGTCCCACAAGAACCAAGtcataaaataaaaagcatGTATAATTATATAATTCTTAAATGCATCATACTGTCTTTACCAAGTTTAACAAGAAAGCGATCACATTGCCGACAAACTTTGGTGCAGGCTCAGGACCTTTTCCTGAGAAAACAAGATTATACAACAACGGTAGTCAGCATATATTTTGCAAGTTCTCTAGAATTGAACACGAGCTATTTCATAAACCAAAACGCCTTTGAGAAAAACGTATCATATTTTCTTCAGAACATGCAGTTCCATACATTTCCAAAAAAAGTATCTCAAAGAAGCTGCTCCACGTACCCATCTTAGCAGTATCATCAGCCTTAACAGTCTCCATGGTAAATGGTCCGCGAGTACCCTGAAATTGGCTGTGCTTAgaatttttcacccaaagaaataagctATCCTATAAACACTAAACTTCAATTTTGCAGAAATCACAGAGTACGAGAAATAGGATAGAATCAAGAGCTTTACACTACTAGTTGTTGGAGTGATCGCCAAATGCTTTTTAATCAGACTGAGCATCTCTCTTCCACGTTCATTTCTACAATTTGAAGGCAAGACAAACATAGATAAAGCTTTAGTTCTTTCATCTACCACCATAGTGGAATAAAAGATTGCAATAAAACAGAATGCTAACCAATAAGTACAACAAAAAAGCTGCACGCACACACACGCATAGTCTCAACAATGATATTACCTTACCGTAACATACTGTGGATGTTGGGTCATGCTGATTCCAGAATATTTCGGCACCCCCATGTATCCAACAACTAAATCCTGAAAAAGGTGTGAGACTCACCTTTATACAACTGAAAGTAGAAGTTAAGCTTCCAAGAGACTTGTAATTGTAATAAAAGATAGCATTCCTCCTGTTAAGTAATAAAGAGATGAAAGCTCACCGCTAAACCATTTGTATAGTCAAAACAGCTGAAAGACGCAGGGGACTGGTTAGACAACATTTAAGGAATGACCAATAAAAATGATAGTATTTGATAATCAAATATTCATGTGATAATTCTAATTGTGAAATATGTcatttgaaatttcaaaaaacTACGAAGTATTATGGGCAAAAAGGACAAACATTACCTATAACAAGAAGGAGCAATTACATCAACTAAGTCATTTGCTGGCAGAGAAAAATAAGGAACCTGTTTTGGTTAGAATATGAAACTAGACGAATTAGCATGACTGGGAGAGTAAATACCAAAttgaacacacaaaaataaataaataaataaatgtttaccTCTTCAATATGACCATCCAAATGCTTCAAGTGAACCTATCAAGATTACACGAATATTTAATCAAAGAAACGATAGCTAACAGTAGCTGCTAAGAAATGCTTACACTAGAAAAAGTTGGTGTATAAGAATTGTTAGACAACCGGTGTCTGTTTTACTGCTATAAATATACAGTGAGATATCTGCAAAAGATATAAGCCATTCGCAcgtattttttcttttcactcatgtcaattgttaagagataaaaaataaaaaataaaaataaaaaataaaaaattcttccAGAAATGTTTGTACGATTTGTGAAACATGATTTACTGCAACATCAAACAAATGTGGGTGAAACCTTTCGAAATATTAGTTAAGAACTCACTCCACCCCAGGTCATTCCCCCTTTTTATAATAAGAATATTGCTGAAAGTGTTAAACAAAGGGTGCAATGGCGCAAGTGACCTGAGGCTCACAACTTTGAAACATTGCTCAGACCTTGGAACTCTAAACTTGCACAGGCACGAAGAATTGATTAACACAAACCTTGTAATCTTGCATAAACTCGTAATGAAGAACTGTCTCTGGTTCACTACTCGCAGCCTTCAGAAACTTATCAAGGCCTTCTCGAGTCCCATTGTCCACTGTCAAACAAGAGCATTAGTACTGATACAAACTCTGTTACTCATTACTTATGccatataaataataaaagggCATTATATATTTGTTAACTACATGTTTCAGGTAATCATAATGATTCTGCTGTTGAGGATATGCTGATTTTGATTGTGAAAATAGAATGATACAGCAAGGCTTTTACTGACCGCAATTTGTTCCTAGCACGTAGAGCTTGTCCAAATTTAAGTGGTGCTCCACAGATCGTAATGCTGCATTTTAAGAAATTACTCTGCATTACAATAGTATAAGTCACAACAGAGAAGGATTGAAAGTAGAAATTGCAAAATTATATCATAAATGATACCTTGCACCTGGCAACCCACACCACAGAATAGAAGCTTTTTTACACCTGCAGCCTGTTTCATGGAAAAATGCAAAAACTTGTCTCACTAAAACTTATAAGAAACATTTTACAAGTTTTACGAATTGAAGATTATAGTTGAGTTCCTATGATTTCTCTATTTCAGAGCCCAAACTCCATCTAAAGAGTAGGTCTGCAACCGGACTGGGGGGCATTATGCCTAAAATCAAACATGAAACAAAATCTAAAAGGAAAAATCACTCCAACATGTGAACCCACAAGTTAGGAACGGTAAAAGGCCAGACATGCAAGAATTCTTCCTCCTGATTGGCAGTCTTGACCACCTTCAAACATTACACCCACAAATCTCCACTAAAAATGAATCTATATAGAAGGATCAGGGAAATCTGGCTGTTAATATTGGAGGAAGTTCACCCTCtgaaacaaaaagaagataGTACCAAAGGCAGGCGACCATAGTTGCTTAATTAGATATGTAAGACTCTCACCTCAAGAGGAAGTCTAAGAAGGACTAGGAAGAACTGCAAAGTGCAAACTGTATTTGCTAACATTATCCGCAGTAGACAATGCCCCAACTTTCTTTAGCATGATTGCCCAAATATATAAAAGCCAACACATTTGGGCATTTCAATAACCGTATACATGTCTTCTCATGCTTAACTGGTTTAGCTTTTAAAGTAGGACCTTTCTTCTATTTTGATATAAAAGACACTTATCACTTACTCTTACCAATGTTGAATGAATGACAAAGCATGTTAAATGGCACAAATAGTAAATAAGATTTCTATCACTGATGGAAAAGAATACCAGGTACCTCAACGAGGGCAAGGGTATTCAGATTAGGAGATAATGTCGGCTTGACACCTCTAGCAGCTAGAACTTCCTCTGGTGTCCTTTTGAGAAGAGGCAAAGATAAATGACATGGTGCGGATGAAATGACAATAaccagaaaacaaaaagaaaatcttAATTGAGAAATATCGAAATATTAGAAGAAATTTATTATAAAGCAAAAATGAACTAGATGCAAACCTTGCTAATACAGGTCGAGGAGTAAATCTGTCGTTTGGGTCGCTGTGAAAATTAAAACCATAGGAAGATTTAACATtctaaaagaaagaaataaaggaTTGAAAAGCAATGGCATATGCGTTTATTATGTATTATGCTCCGGTGAATTCAGGCCAC
It encodes the following:
- the LOC103424137 gene encoding 7-hydroxymethyl chlorophyll a reductase, chloroplastic, which encodes MCSVIAKLPSLPLSLSIVSSSSSSSKDGKTNSKSVKLREDWRQRSRAIPPGGTYPAKDHCSRCGLCDTYYIAHVKEACAFLGDGMSKIEGLEPVVHGRGRKPGSSDEMYLGVYEELLYARKVKPVEGAQWTGIVTTIAIEMLKSGMVEAVICVQSDPNDRFTPRPVLARTPEEVLAARGVKPTLSPNLNTLALVEAAGVKKLLFCGVGCQVQALRSVEHHLNLDKLYVLGTNCVDNGTREGLDKFLKAASSEPETVLHYEFMQDYKVHLKHLDGHIEEVPYFSLPANDLVDVIAPSCYSCFDYTNGLADLVVGYMGVPKYSGISMTQHPQYVTVRNERGREMLSLIKKHLAITPTTSSGTRGPFTMETVKADDTAKMGKGPEPAPKFVGNVIAFLLNLIGPKGLEFARYSLDYHTIRNYLYVNRTWGKQRADQHMPSYAKKIVDSYNKNGEIDRILSTKPK